A single Pseudomonas sp. DC1.2 DNA region contains:
- a CDS encoding magnesium and cobalt transport protein CorA yields the protein MGRVVAAAVYSAGKKVTNISLDEGASWASKPDHFVWIGLEEPSAQELSNLQRQFNLHELAIEDALEKHSRPKLETFGDALFIVTYSPIRHEGKLEFIETHIFAGKGYVITARNGHSASYAHVRQRCEARPLLLEHGEDFVLYALLDFVIENYQPVGEAIHAEIDELERNVLQSALNERDIQKLHSLRRDVLRLRRYAAPMVEIGEELQKLNFPFIDKNMRPYFRDVQIHVTRQMEDLTTLADIASQTIEIGVLLEASRQSVVQRKFAAWAAILAFPTAVAGIYGMNFQNMPELSWHYGYFGVLSFIAVGCVSLWASFKRSGWL from the coding sequence ATGGGCAGAGTTGTTGCGGCTGCGGTTTACAGCGCCGGTAAGAAAGTCACGAATATTAGCCTCGACGAAGGTGCCTCCTGGGCATCCAAGCCCGACCATTTTGTGTGGATCGGCCTCGAAGAGCCCAGCGCTCAAGAACTGTCTAACCTGCAACGCCAGTTCAATCTGCACGAACTGGCCATCGAAGATGCGCTGGAAAAGCACAGCCGACCGAAGCTCGAGACCTTTGGTGACGCCTTGTTTATCGTCACGTACTCGCCCATTCGCCATGAAGGCAAACTGGAGTTCATCGAGACGCATATTTTTGCCGGCAAAGGTTACGTGATCACCGCTCGTAATGGCCATTCAGCGTCCTACGCTCATGTCCGCCAGCGTTGTGAGGCGCGTCCGCTGCTGTTGGAGCACGGCGAAGATTTCGTGCTCTATGCCCTTCTAGACTTTGTCATTGAGAACTATCAACCGGTCGGCGAAGCGATCCACGCCGAGATTGATGAACTGGAGCGCAACGTGCTGCAAAGCGCGCTGAACGAGCGCGATATCCAGAAGCTCCACAGCCTACGGCGCGATGTCTTGCGTTTGCGCCGGTACGCAGCACCGATGGTGGAGATCGGAGAAGAACTGCAAAAATTGAATTTTCCGTTTATCGATAAAAACATGCGCCCGTACTTCCGTGATGTGCAGATTCACGTGACACGGCAGATGGAAGACCTCACAACGCTGGCGGACATTGCGAGTCAAACCATCGAAATTGGCGTGTTGCTGGAGGCATCGCGCCAGAGCGTAGTCCAGCGCAAATTTGCGGCGTGGGCGGCAATTCTGGCGTTCCCAACGGCGGTCGCCGGCATTTATGGGATGAACTTTCAAAACATGCCGGAGTTGAGTTGGCATTACGGGTATTTCGGCGTGTTGAGTTTTATCGCGGTGGGTTGCGTCAGTTTGTGGGCGAGTTTCAAGAGGTCGGGGTGGTTATAA
- a CDS encoding crotonase/enoyl-CoA hydratase family protein yields MSELISYHLEDGIATLTLSNGKVNAISPDVIAAFNAALDQALTDRAVVIITGQPGILSGGYDLKVMTAGPKEAVALVTAGSTLARRLLSHPFPVVVACPGHAVAKGAFLLLSVDYRIGVEGPFSIGLNEVQIGMTMHHAGIELARDRLSKSALHRSVINGEMFNPKSAVEAGFLDVVVSAEELHGAALAAARQLKKINMTAHKNTKLKVRKALLEILDNAIILDQEYTG; encoded by the coding sequence ATGAGTGAGTTGATTTCGTACCACCTTGAAGACGGTATCGCGACCCTGACGTTGAGCAATGGCAAGGTAAACGCCATTTCCCCGGACGTGATTGCTGCTTTTAATGCGGCGCTGGATCAGGCATTGACTGATCGCGCGGTGGTGATCATTACCGGTCAGCCGGGGATTCTGTCGGGCGGTTATGACTTGAAAGTGATGACCGCTGGCCCTAAAGAGGCCGTCGCGCTGGTGACCGCCGGCTCTACCCTGGCCCGTCGCCTGTTGTCACACCCGTTCCCGGTGGTTGTCGCGTGCCCAGGGCATGCAGTGGCCAAGGGTGCGTTCCTGCTGTTATCGGTGGATTACCGAATCGGCGTCGAGGGGCCGTTCAGCATTGGATTGAACGAGGTACAGATTGGCATGACCATGCACCACGCCGGTATCGAACTGGCTCGTGATCGTTTGAGCAAGTCGGCGCTTCACCGCTCGGTAATCAACGGCGAGATGTTCAATCCGAAGAGCGCCGTGGAGGCTGGCTTCCTCGACGTGGTGGTGTCAGCAGAAGAGCTGCACGGTGCAGCACTGGCGGCAGCGCGGCAATTGAAGAAGATCAACATGACCGCACACAAGAACACCAAGCTGAAAGTACGCAAGGCGTTGCTGGAAATTCTGGACAACGCAATCATTCTGGATCAGGAATACACCGGTTAA
- a CDS encoding 1-acylglycerol-3-phosphate O-acyltransferase: MLFVFRMLLMSLHFMLAGMLGVILGLCRPFNPDNSRLCARLYAWPAMCILRLRVKADVGPLMDKTGSCVIIANHQSNYDLFVLGNVVPRRTVCIGKKSLKWVPLFGQLFWLAGNVLIDRGNAHKARQSMLTTTHTLQHEDTSIWVFPEGTRNLGEALLPFKKGAFQMAIAAGVPIVPVCVSSYVKHMRLNRWNSGKILIRSLPAIPTAGLSMDDMPMLIAQCREQMCECITAMDRQLQAA; the protein is encoded by the coding sequence ATGCTGTTTGTGTTTCGTATGTTATTGATGAGCCTGCACTTTATGCTGGCCGGTATGCTTGGAGTGATTCTGGGCCTGTGCCGCCCCTTTAATCCGGACAACAGCCGCTTGTGCGCGCGCTTATATGCGTGGCCGGCGATGTGTATTTTGCGTTTACGAGTGAAGGCCGATGTCGGACCGCTGATGGATAAGACAGGCAGCTGCGTGATCATTGCTAACCACCAGTCCAACTACGACCTGTTTGTGCTTGGCAACGTAGTGCCCCGCCGAACCGTGTGCATCGGCAAGAAGAGCCTGAAATGGGTTCCGCTATTTGGCCAGTTATTCTGGCTCGCGGGCAATGTGCTGATCGACCGTGGCAATGCACATAAAGCGCGCCAGTCGATGCTGACCACCACACATACCTTGCAGCATGAAGACACCTCGATATGGGTATTCCCGGAGGGCACCCGTAACCTGGGAGAAGCGTTGCTGCCATTCAAGAAAGGCGCGTTCCAGATGGCAATTGCCGCCGGGGTGCCGATCGTACCGGTGTGTGTCAGCAGTTACGTCAAACACATGCGATTGAACCGCTGGAACAGTGGGAAAATTCTGATCCGCTCGCTCCCGGCTATTCCGACCGCAGGGTTGAGCATGGATGACATGCCAATGCTGATCGCCCAGTGCCGCGAGCAGATGTGCGAGTGCATCACAGCGATGGATAGGCAACTGCAAGCCGCCTAA
- a CDS encoding amidotransferase, whose translation MSLRICILETDILRPELVEQYQGYGQMFQRLFSQQPIAAEFTLYNVMQGEYPSDDLIFDAYLVTGSKADSFGSDPWIETLKTYLLSRFERGDKLLGVCFGHQLLALLLGGKAERATQGWGVGTHNYTLSAKAPWMSPVREELTLLISHQDQVTALPKNATVIASSDFCPFAAYHINDQVLCFQGHPEFIHDYSRALLDIRQQALGEQIYQKGVASLEHQHHGTTVAEWMMRFVAHKPETV comes from the coding sequence ATGTCGTTACGCATCTGCATTCTGGAAACCGACATCCTGCGTCCAGAACTGGTCGAGCAGTATCAGGGGTACGGGCAGATGTTTCAGCGTCTGTTTTCCCAGCAACCCATCGCCGCCGAGTTCACTCTCTACAACGTGATGCAGGGCGAGTATCCCAGCGATGATCTGATCTTCGACGCCTACCTGGTCACCGGCAGCAAGGCTGACTCCTTCGGCAGCGACCCATGGATTGAAACCCTCAAGACTTACCTGCTGAGCCGCTTTGAGCGCGGTGACAAACTGCTGGGTGTGTGTTTCGGCCATCAGTTGTTGGCGCTGCTGTTGGGCGGTAAAGCTGAGCGAGCGACCCAAGGCTGGGGTGTTGGCACCCACAACTACACGCTTTCGGCGAAGGCGCCATGGATGAGCCCCGTGCGCGAAGAGCTGACGTTACTGATCAGCCACCAGGATCAGGTGACGGCACTCCCGAAGAATGCCACGGTGATTGCTTCGAGCGACTTCTGCCCCTTCGCCGCGTATCACATCAACGATCAGGTGCTGTGCTTTCAAGGGCACCCAGAGTTTATCCACGACTATTCGCGAGCGTTGCTGGATATTCGTCAGCAAGCGCTGGGTGAGCAGATTTATCAGAAAGGTGTGGCGAGTTTGGAGCACCAGCACCATGGCACCACGGTTGCGGAGTGGATGATGCGGTTTGTAGCGCACAAGCCAGAAACTGTTTGA